GCTCTGCTCGACCGGCAGTCGGCTCTCACACGGCGCATCGACGAGACCAACGCCAAGATCGACCGCTACAACGAGCTCGTCGACGAGTTCACGGCCCTCAACGAGCAGGCCGCAGCGCTCGACAAAGATCTCAACATCGATCCGCAGCCGATCGCCCCCACCGACTAGCGACTACGCACGCGACGGGAACAGCTCGTCGATGCGCGCCAGCGCCTCGGCATCGGGCGTCCACGCCCCGGCGGCCGCGGCGTTCTGCGCGACCTGCTGCTCGGTCGTCGCCCCCGCGATCACCGAGGCCATCGCCGGGCGGCTCAGCAGCCAGCCGATCGTGCCCTCGAGCATCCCGACCCCCCGATCGGCGCACAGCGCCGCGAACGCCTCGATCGCGTCCCACGGGGCGTCGGTGGCCACATGCGGTCGTTGCCGCATGATGCGCGAATCGGCCGGTCCGCCCTCGCGCGAGAACTTGCCGGTGAACAAGCCGTTCGCGAGCGGGAAGTAGGGCAGCAGGCCCAGTCGATGGCGCTCGAGGGCGGGCAGCAGCTCGGTGTCGGCCTCGCGCACGAGCAGGCTGTACTCGTTCTGGGCGCTCACGAACCGGGGGTGACCGGCGGCGGTCGCCGCACGCTCGGCCTCCTCGACCTGCGCGGGCATGAAGTTCGAGTGTCCGAGAAAGCGCACCTTGCCCTCGTCGACGAGTTCGTGCAGGGCGCTCAGCGTCTCGTCGATGGGCGTCTCGGGGTCGGGCGTGTGCACCTGGTAGAGATCGATGCGGTCGGTGCGCAGCCGGCGCAACGAGCCCTCGACCGCCGTGCGGACATAGGCGCGCGAGCCGTGCGGCACATCGAGCAGGTCGGGGTTCTTCGCGTCGGCGTGCCCGAACTTCGTCGCGATGACGACGCGGTCGCGACGGCCGGCGAGCGCTCGACCCATCATCGACTCGCTGCGGCCGTGCTCATAGCCGTACATCTCCGCCGTATCGAGCAGCGTGATGCCGTGATCGATCGCCGCGTGCAGCACGCGATCGGTGCCGCCCTGCTCTTCGGTCGCCGACCCGGGACGGCCGAAGTTGTTGCAGCCGAGTCCCACGGCCGAGACGAGCAGGTCGGTATCGGCGAGGGCGCGCTGCGGCATCGAGGTCATGCCTCCATCCTCCCCCGGGCGGGCTCGCGACGCGCAATCCCCGTGTCGCGAAACCGCCAGTGCCGGGATGCGCGCTCGCGTTAGCCTCGGACCATGACGACCCCCACCGCTCCCCCCGTGGGCCTGCTCACCATCGACTCCCCGCTCGGCCGCATCGCCCTCCAGGGCGACGCGCAGGCCGTGACGCGGCTCGAGATCGCGACGGGCGGCCACCTCTCGACCGAGGGCGTACCCGACGCCCCGACGCCCGTGCTGCGGCAGGCCGCCGCCGAGCTCGCCGAGTACTTCTCGGGCCGGCGCACCGCGTTCGACGTGCCCGTGCGGGTGCACGGCACGCCCTTCCAGCAGGCGATCTGGCAGCAGCTGCGCGAGATCCCCTTCGGCGCGGTGCGCGGCTACGGTGAGCTCGGGCGCGCAACCGGCCGGCCCACCGCCGGCCGCGCGGTCGGCGGTGCGGTCGGGGCGAACCCTGTGCCGCTGCTCATCCCCTGCCATCGCGTGCTCGCGAGCGACGCCCGCATCACCGGCTACAGCGCCGGCGACGGAATTCCGACGAAGGTCTGGCTGCTCGATCACGAAGGCATCGCGCACCGATGACCGCGCCCTCCGTGCGGGTCGGCGCCGACGGAGTGGCGCGCTGCGCCTGGGTCGGCGCCGATGCCCTCTACGAGCGTTATCACGACGAGGAGTGGGGCGTCGCGCTGCACGGCGATCGCGCCCTGTTCGAGAAGCTCACGCTCGAGGCCTTTCAGAGCGGACTGTCGTGGATCACGATCCTGCGTCGGCGCGAGGGCTTCCGGAGGGCCTTCGACGGTTTCGACTGGCACCGCATCGCGGCCTACGGCGACGACGAGGTGCGGCGGCTGCTCGCAGACGACGGCATCATCCGCAACCGGGCCAAGATCGAGGCGACCATCGCGAACGCCCGCGTTCTCGTCGCGTGGCTCGACGCCGAGCCGGGAGGCCTCGACGCCCTCGTCTGGTCGCACGCGCAGCCGCGACGAGACGCGGCACCCGCGACACTCGCCGCGGTGCCCGCCCAGACCGAGCATTCGCGCGCCCTCGCCCAGTCGCTCAAGAGCCGGGGGCTGCGCTTCGTGGGGCCCACGACGGCCTACGCGCTCATGCAATCGGCGGGGCTCGTCGACGACCACGTCGCGGGCTGCTGGCGCGCGGTCTGACGCCCCCGGCTCAGCGCGGGGGAAGCGTTCCCGGCACGACGAGTTCGAGCTCGCCGGGCCGGGAGCGGCGCAACGGCCACCCGAGCGCGGTCGAGATCGCGCACAACTCGTCGACCGACGCGGGCACGGGGCCGTGCTGCAACAGGGCCCGCAGGTACTCGCCCTTGCCCTTCTTGTTGAAGTGGTTGAGCGCGCGCGCCACGCCGTCGTCGCCGATCGCGACCACGCGGACGAACAGTGCGTCGTCACGGGCGGGCAACGGGCCGAGCGCTGCATAGCCCTCCGACCGCAAGTCGATGAACGGCCCCTCACAGGCGGCGAGCACGGCGGCGTTGGCGGGCGCCCAGTGCGAGCGCAGCACGAGGCCCGGCAGGCGGGTGTCGTGCGAGAGGCGGTAGGCGGGCACGGCGTCGTCGGCCGCCACGAGTCCGAACAGGGCCGAGTGCACCATGAGGTGCCGGGATGCTCGCGCGCGCGCATCCGCCCCCCACGACCCCACGTCGAGCGCGTCGTACAGCACGCCCGTGTAGCGCTCGATCGCCGGCATCGTGCCGCTGCGCTCGAGCTGCCGGTTTCGCGCGAGTTCGAGCGGCGCGGCCTTGGCGCCGAGCTTGAGGGCTCGCGCGGCCGCCGCGTCGTCGGTCGAGAGCTGTGCGAGAGCGTCGAGCACCGCGCGCCGGGCATCCGTCAGCATCGGGAACGACAGCGCGGCGAGGTCGAGCGGGGCGCCGAGACCTCCGTCGCGCTTGGTCTCAGAGGGGGGCAGCAGGAAGCGCATCAGGCGCGCACGAAGGCCGCCGCGCGCTCGACGAGCGCGGCGAGCGGCTGCACGGTGTCGAGCGTGAGGCGGGGTCGCTGCTCGGCGATCCCCGACCAGGGGGCGTACTCGTCGAGGCTCTGCTCGACGGCGTGCCACGTCGGCTCGGCGATGTGCGCGAGGTCGCGGCGACGCTGCTCGAGACGCTGGCGGTGCACCGCCGGGTCGCTGCACACCGTCTCGATGAACCGCACGTCGACACCGAGCCGCTCGCCCAGCAGCACCCACTGCTCGCGGGCGGGTGAGACCGCGTTGACGGCGTCGATGATGACGCTCTGCCCCGAGCGCAGCACGGCGTCGGCGATCGTCTCGGCCACGAGGTAGGCGGCCAGCCCGGTCGGCTGGTCGGCGTCGATGCCCGCGCGCAGGATCGCCGACTCGAGCGGGTCGACCGAGACCACGGGCACGCCGACGAGGCGCGCGAGTTCGTCGGCCACCGCACTCTTGCCCGAGCCCGGCAGGCCCGCCATCGCGACGAGCACGACGCCCTCTCCGACCGAGCTAGACGAGCGCGGCGGCGCCCGCGACGATCGTCACGGTGTTGTTCTCGACCGAGAGGAAGCCGTCTTCCGCCTGCGCGACGATGACAGCGCCCTCGGTCGGCGTGACGCGCACCTCGCCGGCGCTCAGGATGCCGAGCAGGGGCTCGTGACCGGGCAGGATGCCGATCTCGCCCTCGGTCGTACGCGCGACGATCTGCTTCGCCGTGCCCGACCACACCTCGCGGTCGGCCGAGACGACGCTCACCGTGAGCTCGGCCATGACTAGCCGTTCTCCTTCTGGATCTGCGCCCAGCGCTCTTCGACGTCGCTGATGGCACCGACGTTGAAGAAGGCCTGCTCGGCCACGTGGTCGAACTCGCCCTTCGCGATCGCGTCGAACGACTCGATCGTGTCCTTGAGCGGCACGGTCGAGCCCTCGACACCCGTGAACTTCTTGGCCATGTAGGTGTTCTGCGAGAGGAACTGCTGGATGCGGCGCGCCCGCGACACCGTGATCTTGTCCTCTTCCGACAGCTCGTCGACACCGAGGATCGCGATGATCTCCTGCAGCTCCTTGTTCTTCTGCAGGATCTGCTTGACCGTCGTCGCCACGCGGTAGTGGTCCTCGCCGATGTAGAGCGGGTCGAGGATACGGCTCGTCGAGGTCAGCGGGTCGACGGCCGGGTAGAGGCCCTTCGACGCGATCTCACGGCTGAGCTCGGTCGTCGCGTCGAGGTGCGCGAAGGTCGTCGCCGGGGCCGGGTCGGTGTAGTCGTCGGCGGGAACGTAGATCGCCTGCAGCGAGGTGATCGAGTGGCCGCGCGTCGAGGTGATGCGCTCCTGCAGGATGCCCATCTCGTCAGCGAGGTTGGGCTGGTAGCCCACGGCCGACGGCATGCGGCCGAGCAGCGTCGACACCTCGGAGCCGGCCTGCGTGAACCGGAAGATGTTGTCGATGAAGAGCAGCACGTCCTGGTTCTGCACATCGCGGAAGTACTCCGCCATGGTCAGCGCCGAGAGGGCGACGCGCAGACGGGTTCCCGGGGGCTCGTCCATCTGGCCGAAGACGAGGGCGGTCTTGTCGAAGACACCCGCCTCCTCCATCTCGTGGATGAGGTCGTTGCCCTCACGAGTGCGCTCACCGACACCGGCGAACACCGACACACCGCCGTGGTCTTGCGCCACGCGCTGGATCATCTCCTGGATGAGAACGGTCTTGCCGACGCCGGCACCGCCGAAGAGGCCGATCTTGCCACCGAGCACGTAGGGCGTGAGCAGGTCGATGACCTTGATGCCCGTCTCGAACAGCTGGGTCTTCGACTCGAGCTGGTCGAACGCCGGCGGCTTGCGGTGAATCGGCCAGCGCTCGGAGACCTCGATGGTCTCGCCCGGCGCGCCGTTGAGCACGTCGCCCGTGACGTTGAAGACCTTGCCCTTGGTGACGTCACCCACGGGCACCGTGATGGGAGAGCCCGAGTCGCGCACCTCCTGGCCGCGCACGAGGCCGTCGGTCGGCTTGAGCGCGATCGCGCGCACGAGGTCGTCACCGAGGTGCTGAGCGACCTCGAGCACGAGCTCGGTCGACTCGCCATCGATCGTGATCGTGGTCGAGAGCGCGTTGTAGATGCCGGGGATGGCGTCGTGCGGGAACTCGATGTCGACGACCGGGCCGGTCACGCGGGCGATGCGCCCGACTCCTGCGGAGGCAGCCTTCGCGGCCGGGGCCTTCTTGGTTGCGGTAGCCATGGTTTCTCTTCCTGTCGTCTCTGTGTGTGTCGGTGC
The sequence above is a segment of the Microcella humidisoli genome. Coding sequences within it:
- a CDS encoding F0F1 ATP synthase subunit epsilon; this encodes MAELTVSVVSADREVWSGTAKQIVARTTEGEIGILPGHEPLLGILSAGEVRVTPTEGAVIVAQAEDGFLSVENNTVTIVAGAAALV
- a CDS encoding methylated-DNA--[protein]-cysteine S-methyltransferase, translating into MTTPTAPPVGLLTIDSPLGRIALQGDAQAVTRLEIATGGHLSTEGVPDAPTPVLRQAAAELAEYFSGRRTAFDVPVRVHGTPFQQAIWQQLREIPFGAVRGYGELGRATGRPTAGRAVGGAVGANPVPLLIPCHRVLASDARITGYSAGDGIPTKVWLLDHEGIAHR
- a CDS encoding DNA-3-methyladenine glycosylase I, producing MTAPSVRVGADGVARCAWVGADALYERYHDEEWGVALHGDRALFEKLTLEAFQSGLSWITILRRREGFRRAFDGFDWHRIAAYGDDEVRRLLADDGIIRNRAKIEATIANARVLVAWLDAEPGGLDALVWSHAQPRRDAAPATLAAVPAQTEHSRALAQSLKSRGLRFVGPTTAYALMQSAGLVDDHVAGCWRAV
- a CDS encoding AAA family ATPase, with translation MLVAMAGLPGSGKSAVADELARLVGVPVVSVDPLESAILRAGIDADQPTGLAAYLVAETIADAVLRSGQSVIIDAVNAVSPAREQWVLLGERLGVDVRFIETVCSDPAVHRQRLEQRRRDLAHIAEPTWHAVEQSLDEYAPWSGIAEQRPRLTLDTVQPLAALVERAAAFVRA
- a CDS encoding aldo/keto reductase, whose amino-acid sequence is MTSMPQRALADTDLLVSAVGLGCNNFGRPGSATEEQGGTDRVLHAAIDHGITLLDTAEMYGYEHGRSESMMGRALAGRRDRVVIATKFGHADAKNPDLLDVPHGSRAYVRTAVEGSLRRLRTDRIDLYQVHTPDPETPIDETLSALHELVDEGKVRFLGHSNFMPAQVEEAERAATAAGHPRFVSAQNEYSLLVREADTELLPALERHRLGLLPYFPLANGLFTGKFSREGGPADSRIMRQRPHVATDAPWDAIEAFAALCADRGVGMLEGTIGWLLSRPAMASVIAGATTEQQVAQNAAAAGAWTPDAEALARIDELFPSRA
- the atpD gene encoding F0F1 ATP synthase subunit beta → MATATKKAPAAKAASAGVGRIARVTGPVVDIEFPHDAIPGIYNALSTTITIDGESTELVLEVAQHLGDDLVRAIALKPTDGLVRGQEVRDSGSPITVPVGDVTKGKVFNVTGDVLNGAPGETIEVSERWPIHRKPPAFDQLESKTQLFETGIKVIDLLTPYVLGGKIGLFGGAGVGKTVLIQEMIQRVAQDHGGVSVFAGVGERTREGNDLIHEMEEAGVFDKTALVFGQMDEPPGTRLRVALSALTMAEYFRDVQNQDVLLFIDNIFRFTQAGSEVSTLLGRMPSAVGYQPNLADEMGILQERITSTRGHSITSLQAIYVPADDYTDPAPATTFAHLDATTELSREIASKGLYPAVDPLTSTSRILDPLYIGEDHYRVATTVKQILQKNKELQEIIAILGVDELSEEDKITVSRARRIQQFLSQNTYMAKKFTGVEGSTVPLKDTIESFDAIAKGEFDHVAEQAFFNVGAISDVEERWAQIQKENG
- a CDS encoding YaaA family protein yields the protein MRFLLPPSETKRDGGLGAPLDLAALSFPMLTDARRAVLDALAQLSTDDAAAARALKLGAKAAPLELARNRQLERSGTMPAIERYTGVLYDALDVGSWGADARARASRHLMVHSALFGLVAADDAVPAYRLSHDTRLPGLVLRSHWAPANAAVLAACEGPFIDLRSEGYAALGPLPARDDALFVRVVAIGDDGVARALNHFNKKGKGEYLRALLQHGPVPASVDELCAISTALGWPLRRSRPGELELVVPGTLPPR